The following is a genomic window from Marinobacter sp. NP-4(2019).
ATTCACTATCCGGATATTAGAAAACATTCAAGCAGCCAACTGTGGTTGATCTATATTGAATGATGCCCTTGTCACAAATACGTTTTTTGCCAATGACGCAGAAGCAGGAGAGAACGATGAGTGAGAATAATGGTACTGGTGGTAAGTGTCCGGTCATGCACGGTAGCAGCACTGCGGCCGGCCAGAATAACACCAGCTGGTGGCCCGAAGCCCTGAACCTGGACATTCTTCACCAGCATGATCGTAAATCCGACCCGATGGGGGAGGCCTTTGATTACCGTGAGGAAGTCAAAAAGCTGGACTATGACGCCCTGAAGCAAGACCTGTATGCATTGATGAACGACAGCCAGGACTGGTGGCCGGCGGATTGGGGCCATTATGGTGGTCTGATGATTCGTATGGCCTGGCACGCTGCAGGTACGTATCGTCTTGCCGATGGTCGTGGCGGCGGTGGTACCGGTAACCAGCGTTTTGCGCCGATCGGTTCCTGGCCGGATAACGTTAGCCTCGACAAGGCCCGCCGTCTGTTGTGGCCGATCAAGAAGAAGTACGGCAACAAGCTGAGCTGGGCGGATCTGATGATTCTGGCCGGCAACGCGGCCTATGAATCGATGGGCCTGAAGACCTTCGGTTTTTCCTTCGGTCGTAAAGACATCTGGCACCCGGAAAAAGACATCTATTGGGGCGCGGAGAAAGAATGGCTGGCCCCGCCCGACACCCGATTCGAGGACCTGGACAAGCCGGACACCATGGAGAACCCACTGGCCGCTGTGCAGATGGGTCTTATCTATGTGAACCCGGAAGGCGTCAACGGTCAGCCTGATCCGCTCAAGACCGCAGAGCAGGTGCGGGAAACCTTCGCCCGCATGGCCATGAATGATGAGGAAACCGCAGCGCTGACCGCCGGCGGCCATACCGTCGGTAAGACCCACGGTAATGGCGATGCCGAAGCTCTTGGTCCCGAGCCGGAAGGCGCCGACGTTCATGAACAGGGGCTGGGGTGGTTCAACCCCAACATGCAGGGGAAAGCCGCTAATGCCGTTTCCTCTGGTCTCGAAGGCGCCTGGACAACCAACCCGACCAAGTTCGACATGGGCTATTTCGACTTGCTGTTCGGTTATGAGTGGGAGCTCAAGAAGAGCCCGGCCGGTGCCAACCAGTGGGAGCCCATCAACATCAAGGAAGAAGACAAACCGGTTGATGCGAGCGACCCGTCCATTCGCCACAATCCGATGATGACCGATGCGGATATGGCGATGAAGATGGATCCGAAGTACCGCGCCATCTGCGAGAAGTTCATGGCAGATCCCGAATACTTCCGGGACTGCTTCGCCCGGGCCTGGTTCAAGCTGACCCATCGGGATATGGGGCCAAAGAGCCGTTATATCGGCCCGGAAGTGCCCGATGAAGATCTGATCTGGCAGGACCCGGTGCCACAGGGCGAGACCAACTACATCGAAGAAGTGGTCAAGGAGAAAATCGACGACGCCGGCCTGAGCATCAGCGAGCTGGTCAGCACCGCCTGGGACAGCGCCCGTACCTTCCGTGGCTCCGACATGCGCGGTGGCGCCAACGGCGCCCGTATCCGCCTGGCCCCACAGAAAAACTGGGAAGGTAACGAGCCGGAGCGTCTGGCCAAGGTGCTGGGAGTCTATGAGAAGATCTCCGCTGAAACCGGCGCGAGCATCGCAGATGTTATCGTGCTGGGTGGCAACCTGGGCGTTGAAAAGGCCGCGAAAGCTGCCGGCTATGACGTACACGTTCCCTTCCTGAAGGGCCGTGGCGACGCCACCGACGAGATGACCGATGCAGAATCCTTCGAACCGCTGGAGCCGGTTGCCGATGGCTTCCGGAACTGGCAGAAGAAGGAATATGTGGTCAAGCCGGAAGAGCTGCTGCTCGACCGCGCCCAACTGCTGGGCCTGACGGCTCCGGAAATGACCGTCCTGCTCGGTGGCATGCGTGTGCTCGGCACCAACTTTGGTGGCACCAAACACGGTGTGCTCACGGACCGTGAGGGCCAGCTGACGAACGACTTCTTCGTCAACCTGACCGACATGACCTACAGCTGGAAGCCGGCGGGCAAGAATCTCTACGAGATTCGTGACCGCAAGACTGACCAGGTGAAGTGGACCGCCACCCGGGTAGACCTGGTGTTCGGCTCTAACTCCATCCTCCGGGCCTACTCGGAGGTATATGCTCAAGACGACAACGACGAGAAGTTTGTGAACGACTTCGTTGCCGCCTGGGCCAAGGTCATGAACAACGACCGTTTCGACGTGAAGAAATAAGTCGATAGCAACAGGCCGGGCATCCTGATTTCGGGATGCCCGGCTACCAACTTCCCGCCAGATTCCTTACAATCCGCTCCGTCCGATTTTTGATCAGCTGCTGACTGATTTTCCATTCATCTTCCGGAGCCTTCATGCGAATTATTCTTGCCCCGATGGAAGGGCTGGTAGACGCACCCATTCGTGAAACCCTGACGAAAGTCGGCGGTATTGACCGGTGCGTCACCGAGTTCATTCGCGTGACCCACGGCATGCTGCCGCCCAGAATTTTCTACAAGTACGCCCCGGAGCTGCATAACCGGGCTCTTACCGAAGCCGGCACACCGGTCGCCGTCCAATTGCTGGGGTCAAACCCCGGAATGATGGGCCGTCACGGCGCGAAAGCGGTCGAGCTGGGTGCGGGGCAGGTGGACATCAATTTTGGTTGCCCGGCCAAGACTGTCAACAAACACAAGGGCGGTTGTGTGCTGATGCGTGAGCCGGAACTGATGCATGAGATCACCGCCGCTGTCCGTAACGCGGTACCGGCCGGAATTCCGGTCACCGCCAAGATGCGCCTGGGCTATGATGACCGTTCCATGGGCGTGGCCTGCGCCCAGGCGCTGGAAGCGGCAGGCGCTGAAGAGATCGTTATTCATGCCCGCAGCAAGGTGGACGGCTACAGGCCGCCCGCTTACTGGGAAGAAATCGCCAGGGTCCGGGAATCCGTCAACACCCATGTAATTGCCAATGGCGAAATCTGGACCGTGGACGACTACTGGCGTTGCCGTGAAGTTTCAGGTTGTGAAGACGTCATGATCGGGCGGGGGCTGATCGCCCGCCCGGATTTGGCCCGTAAGATCCGCGCCAGTCAGAAAGGCGAATCCGTGACGGACATGACCTGGCCGGAAGCCGTAGTCCTGGTTCGTGAATACGCCTTTGCCTTGCAGCAGCGTCTGGAAGACCGGTTTGTCACCGGCCGCATCAAGCAATGGCTCAATTACCTCCGCCAAGGCTTCCGCGAAGCCGACATCCTCTGGCCGGAAGCCCGCAAGATCCGCCTGGTTGAACCGATGCTGGCCTGTCTTGAACGACCAGTACCGGTGACAGATTCCCGCGCAGCGTGAGTCCTCTTTAATCTTCCATGTCGGGCCGGTAATTGCCTGACCGCGCTGCACCATTCAGCCGGGCCCGTTTCAGGAGTGCTGCCTGTGCAGCCGGGCCATTATCCCGATTGCCGGCCCATGCTTTCTGGGCCGGCTCCTGAAGCGCCCGTCCATAAGAAAAGCTGAGTTCCCAGGGTTGGGGATCCATGGCGTTCATGGCATTCAGATTGGCTGTTGCCTCTTCGGGTGTCTGCCCCCCGGACAAGAAGCAGATGCCCGGAACGGCCGCGGGTACTGCCCGGCGAAACACATCGATTGTTGCCTTTGCCACCTCTTCAGGTGAAGCCTTCGGGTTCTCCTTCCCTGGTGTCACCATGCTTGGTTTCAGAATCATTTGCTCCAGTGCCACTTTGTGTCTGTAAAGGGCATGGAACACCTCTCTGAGCACGGCTTCGCTCACTTCCGCGCAGCGCTCTATGGTGTGGTTGCCATCAATCAACACTTCTGGCTCCACGATGGGCACAATTCCCATGGATTGGCATATCGCCGCATAGCGCGCCAGCACTTCCGCATTAGCCTCCATGGCCTGTCGCGAGGGAAGGGTGTCGGAGATATGAAACACATCGCGCCACTTGGCGAACCGGGCTCCCTGATTCCGGTAGAGTTCCAGCCGGTCTTCGAGGCCATCCAAACCCACTGTTATCTCGTCACCGGGGGCATTTATCAGTGGTTTTTTGCCTTTGTCCACCTTGATGCCAGGAACCATTCCCTGCTTTGCAAGAAGCTCTGGTATTGGCTGGTTGTCGAGACTGGTCTGGCCCAGAGTCTCCTCAAACAGTATCACTCCACTGATGTACTCGCCCAGACCGGAGGCTGAGAAGATGAGGCTACGGTACTCACGACGTTTCTCTTCACTGGACTCAACGCCAACCGCGTTGAAGCGCTTGGCGATGGTGGGGTGGCTTTCATCTGCGGCGAGAATGCCCTTGCCGGCTTGTACCAGTTCCCGAACTGTTGCACTTAGTTCTTCCTGAATAGTCATGACGAGCTCCTGGGTAATCCATTAACGGTCAGAGTGTGGTTTGGGGCTGTTCTCTTATTGTAGACGGTCAATAGTGCATCCGAACTTGATCTGGGCTAAGGCCAAAAGCAATGCAGTGAATTAATCTCTAAACAACAGGGACTGCAATAGGGGTAGGCCTGAATGAAAACCGTCATCAGTGTCAGCCTGGGAGCTTCCGAGTATGACTACCACCTGGAAACTGAATTTCTGGGACAGTCTTTCCGTATTATCCGCATTGGAACGGACGGTGATCTTTCGAAGGCCGAAGCAGTATTGGAGTCGGTCCATGATCAGGCGGACGCCATCGGTCTGAGCATGGTTCATGACCACTATGAGGTCGGTCCTGAGCGGATTGAACATCCGGATACGGCGCGTCTGGAGGCGTGGGTTACTGACAAGCCGGTAACCACCGGTGCAGGTCTGCGGGGTATCTTGCAGGAGTGGGCTGTTCGACACACACAGTCAGAGCTTGGGCATTTCTTCGATAATGCTCGTGTGCTGTTTTTGAATGGTCAGGCTGGCTACCGTATCGCCAAAGCGTTGTCCGAGCATACTGAAAACCTGTTATTTGCAGACCCTTACACCGATTTTTGCGTGCCCCGGATACTTACGTCCCTGAAACAACTGGAAACCTATACTTCACTGACGACATCCATTGTGTTTCGGCCGGCGGCGGTAAAAGCCGTCGAAAGCATCCTGCTCAGGCCACTTCTTCGGCTCGGTGAGGGCCTGGTTCAGGGGTCGCTGCGGCAGGCTGCGTCCGATGTCCATGTCATTGTCGCCTCTATCGGCGACCTGGAACTTTTCAGCCGGAATGAGTTGGACGGTAAAACCGTGATCACCTCACGCGTGACAGATGCTGTCCTGGACTGGATGCGATCCCGTCGCGTAGCCATGGTGGTGGATTACAGCCCCTGGCTGGAAGGACGGCCAGTAGGCGTCAACGTTCTGGATGCCATGATCAGTACCGCTCTTTCACGGACTCCGAAGCAATTGGGGCCGGATGATTATCTGGATGTGATCCAGAGACTGGGCATAGAGCCCAGAATTCTGTACCCGAACGGGTATCGGCGTGTGAACCGTTTTGCTTTTGTGATCCACCCACTGTCGCAGCAGTACCTCACCAAGACGCCGCCACTGGACTGGATCGCCAGCGTATCGCCTCCGGTCGTCATGAACCTGGTTGAGAAGGCTGTGGCCTATACACCGCCGTTTGTCTACTCGAAGGTTTCGGGCATTCGATCGCCTACCGGCGATGAGGCAGAAGGCTGGTTGATTACTGTGGGTGGTACCCCCGCGAAATCATGGCCCACGGACCGGAGTTTACATACGGGAGGCTGCTGCAGGCGGCGAAACTCGCCAAAAAACTGGGGGCTCAGATCATGGGTCTTGGCGCCTTTACCAAAGTGGTGGGGGATGCGGGCATTACAGTGGCCAAACGGGCGCCATTGCCGATTACGACTGGTAACAGCTACAGCGCTTCTGGCGCACTTTGGGCGGCCCATGACGCCATGAAGAAAATCGGGCGGGTGAGTATTGGACCCAGTGGCAAGGCTGCCGGTAAAGCGATGGTGGTGGGTGCCACTGGCGCGATCGGCTCGGTCTGTGCGCGATTGCTGGCCAAAGCGGTTGACGAAGTGTATCTCGCTGCCCCGGAACCGGCGAAGCTGTTGGCTCTGAAGGAAAGTGTTGAACAAGAAACGCCAGGGGCCATTGTGCATGTGGCTGGCTCTGCTGAACGAGACCTGGCGGACATGGACATGATTGTTACGGCCACATCAGGAGCAGGCAAACGCATTCTGGACATCATGAAGGTCAAACCCGGCTGTGTTATTACCGACGTTGCCCGACCACTGGATATTCCAGCGGAAGATGTCGCCAAACGTCCAGATGTGCTAGTGATCGAATCCGGTCAAATACAGTTGCCTGGAGAAGTGCGAATGAAGGACATCGGTCTGTCCGATGGGGTGGTTTATGCCTGCCTGGCGGAGACCATTGTGTTGGCGCTGGAAGCGCGATTCGAGAACTTCACCCTGGGCCGTAACATTGAATGGGAAAAAGTCAGGGAAATTTACAAACTTGGTCTCAAACACGGAATGAAATTGGCAGCTATCTCGGGGGTTAATGGGGTATTTGGTGAAGACGACTTCGAGCGAGTCAGAGAGTTGGTGGCAGACAATAAATAGATAAACTCTGAGAATACCTGAGATACCTCAATTAACCGACAGGTGGGTGCTTGTCATTTATTACACATGCGTAGTATATTTGGTTTACATGTGAAGTAACTGGCGAGACCATGGATAAACGGCTTTTCTACCTGCTCAACATCGCCCGTCATCGGGTATTCAAACACGCTGACCAGCTCAGTGAAGAAGCCCTTGGCATTTCAGTCACCCAGGTCGGCGCATTGTTACTGGTAGCCGGCGACGAAGGCTGCCTGCTGAAAGACCTGGCCCGGACCCTGAACCTGAACAACTCCGCACTCACCGGTCTGGCTGGCCGCATGGAACAAAAAGGATTAATTGAACGGCGTCCCTGCGAACAGGATGGGCGCGCCTCCCGCCTTTACCTCACTGATCTGGGGCGCCGCAAGATTGACAGCGCCAAGCCCCTGATCACCGAACTGAATGAGCGCATGACCGAAGGGTTCACTGAGGACGAAGTGAACGTCATCCTGCGGTTTCTGAACCGCCTCGTGAACGATTTCTGATACTGATAAAAGAGGGAGCCCGGATATGAGTGCCCACGAATCCGTACTGGACGTTGTTAGCCCGCGGGAAATGCCTCTGACCACGGACGGCGGCCACCGGATCAGCCTTCGCATTTTTTCGGCGGAGCCGTCCCGGTCGGTGGTGATTATTGCTGGCGCGATGGGAGTCAGTCAGAACTGCTATGAGAAGTTTGCACGCTTCCTGTGCACCGAGGGCCATACCGTTCTTACGTTTGACTACTTCGGAACCGGTGCATCGCTGCAAACCCATCTGCGGGATTGCCCCACCAGCGTGACAGACTGGGGGAATGAGGACTGCCATGCCGTGATTGAGTTTGCCCGCCGACAGTATCCGGGCCAGCGTTTGCAGTGGGTTGGGCACAGTGTCGGTGGGCAGCTCCTGGGCATGACCCCCAACGTCAACCGGTTGGATAACGCCATCACCGTGGCCGTCGGTAGTGGCTACTGGCGGGAGAACTCACCGCCCACTAAACGCATCGCATGGATACTGTGGTACTTCGTGGCACCGGTGAGCCTTCGTCTGGTTGGCTATTACCCCGGGAGCCGTCTCCGGCTGGTTGGTGATCTGCCTCCCAATGTTATGCGCCAGTGGCGGCGCTGGTGCCTCCACAGGGATTACGCTGTGGGCGTGGAAGGGGAGAGTCTGCGTGAACAGTTTGCCAATGTCCGGGTGCCGATTACCGCCGTTTCCTTTACCGACGACGAAATGATGTCCGAACGGAACACCGAATCCATTCACAGCTTTTACTGCAATGCCCCGGTGACCATGCAGAGGATTGCCCCCGCTGATGTAGGGGAAAGACAGATTGGCCATTTGGGCTGGTTCCGCGAACGTTATCGTGAGTCGTTGTGGCAGGGCGTGTTGTTGCCGCTGCTGAAATGAGTTGCGTTCCGCCCGTTTACCTCAGGCGGAGCGCAACCCCGTTGGTTTCATCAGGCAGACAGCCGACGACCATATTCCTCTTTCAGCCTGGCAATGCTATCCCAGAACGGTTCAGGATCGCTGCCTTCAAGCCGGGCCACCAGAATATCCAGGTGAGCGTGCCAGCCGGAACTGACGGAGAGCAGGGTGGACTGGTCCGGTATGCGGTGGTGGGTCACCGTCAGCATGACCTGGTTCCCCATGGGTTCCAGATCGAAGGAAACACCACCGGTGCTGCCCCAGGCAATGGCCAGCTTACGGGG
Proteins encoded in this region:
- the katG gene encoding catalase/peroxidase HPI — translated: MSENNGTGGKCPVMHGSSTAAGQNNTSWWPEALNLDILHQHDRKSDPMGEAFDYREEVKKLDYDALKQDLYALMNDSQDWWPADWGHYGGLMIRMAWHAAGTYRLADGRGGGGTGNQRFAPIGSWPDNVSLDKARRLLWPIKKKYGNKLSWADLMILAGNAAYESMGLKTFGFSFGRKDIWHPEKDIYWGAEKEWLAPPDTRFEDLDKPDTMENPLAAVQMGLIYVNPEGVNGQPDPLKTAEQVRETFARMAMNDEETAALTAGGHTVGKTHGNGDAEALGPEPEGADVHEQGLGWFNPNMQGKAANAVSSGLEGAWTTNPTKFDMGYFDLLFGYEWELKKSPAGANQWEPINIKEEDKPVDASDPSIRHNPMMTDADMAMKMDPKYRAICEKFMADPEYFRDCFARAWFKLTHRDMGPKSRYIGPEVPDEDLIWQDPVPQGETNYIEEVVKEKIDDAGLSISELVSTAWDSARTFRGSDMRGGANGARIRLAPQKNWEGNEPERLAKVLGVYEKISAETGASIADVIVLGGNLGVEKAAKAAGYDVHVPFLKGRGDATDEMTDAESFEPLEPVADGFRNWQKKEYVVKPEELLLDRAQLLGLTAPEMTVLLGGMRVLGTNFGGTKHGVLTDREGQLTNDFFVNLTDMTYSWKPAGKNLYEIRDRKTDQVKWTATRVDLVFGSNSILRAYSEVYAQDDNDEKFVNDFVAAWAKVMNNDRFDVKK
- a CDS encoding tRNA dihydrouridine synthase, with the protein product MRIILAPMEGLVDAPIRETLTKVGGIDRCVTEFIRVTHGMLPPRIFYKYAPELHNRALTEAGTPVAVQLLGSNPGMMGRHGAKAVELGAGQVDINFGCPAKTVNKHKGGCVLMREPELMHEITAAVRNAVPAGIPVTAKMRLGYDDRSMGVACAQALEAAGAEEIVIHARSKVDGYRPPAYWEEIARVRESVNTHVIANGEIWTVDDYWRCREVSGCEDVMIGRGLIARPDLARKIRASQKGESVTDMTWPEAVVLVREYAFALQQRLEDRFVTGRIKQWLNYLRQGFREADILWPEARKIRLVEPMLACLERPVPVTDSRAA
- a CDS encoding class I fructose-bisphosphate aldolase produces the protein MTIQEELSATVRELVQAGKGILAADESHPTIAKRFNAVGVESSEEKRREYRSLIFSASGLGEYISGVILFEETLGQTSLDNQPIPELLAKQGMVPGIKVDKGKKPLINAPGDEITVGLDGLEDRLELYRNQGARFAKWRDVFHISDTLPSRQAMEANAEVLARYAAICQSMGIVPIVEPEVLIDGNHTIERCAEVSEAVLREVFHALYRHKVALEQMILKPSMVTPGKENPKASPEEVAKATIDVFRRAVPAAVPGICFLSGGQTPEEATANLNAMNAMDPQPWELSFSYGRALQEPAQKAWAGNRDNGPAAQAALLKRARLNGAARSGNYRPDMED
- a CDS encoding MarR family winged helix-turn-helix transcriptional regulator, translated to MDKRLFYLLNIARHRVFKHADQLSEEALGISVTQVGALLLVAGDEGCLLKDLARTLNLNNSALTGLAGRMEQKGLIERRPCEQDGRASRLYLTDLGRRKIDSAKPLITELNERMTEGFTEDEVNVILRFLNRLVNDF
- a CDS encoding alpha/beta fold hydrolase, with translation MSAHESVLDVVSPREMPLTTDGGHRISLRIFSAEPSRSVVIIAGAMGVSQNCYEKFARFLCTEGHTVLTFDYFGTGASLQTHLRDCPTSVTDWGNEDCHAVIEFARRQYPGQRLQWVGHSVGGQLLGMTPNVNRLDNAITVAVGSGYWRENSPPTKRIAWILWYFVAPVSLRLVGYYPGSRLRLVGDLPPNVMRQWRRWCLHRDYAVGVEGESLREQFANVRVPITAVSFTDDEMMSERNTESIHSFYCNAPVTMQRIAPADVGERQIGHLGWFRERYRESLWQGVLLPLLK